A stretch of Myceligenerans xiligouense DNA encodes these proteins:
- a CDS encoding ATP-binding cassette domain-containing protein → MPAPPLIARGLRKRYGDTTALDGFDLDVAPGAVHALLGPNGAGKSTAVSTFATLTRCDEGEVRVAGHDVRRDAAAVRATIGLVGQGTALDEMLFGRENLVMFGRLHGLSTPAARERADELLRTFGLADAADRKVSTYSGGMRRRLDIAAGLIRRPALLFLDEPTTGLDPRARNEVWQTVRQIAAAGTTVLLTTQYLDEADQLADRVTVMNHGRVAAEGSPAELKRRMGGDRVLVTAPLGVDLEALAAALGGVADADLRQVAVEAGPEGGAAAITAVVHALDAEGVVVDDILLRRPTLDEVFLRFTDAPAAAAAAPTTEGGRR, encoded by the coding sequence ATGCCCGCACCACCCCTGATCGCCCGCGGACTGCGCAAGAGGTACGGCGACACGACCGCCCTCGACGGCTTCGACCTCGACGTCGCGCCCGGTGCGGTCCACGCCCTGCTCGGCCCGAACGGGGCGGGCAAGAGTACCGCCGTGAGCACCTTCGCCACCCTCACGCGCTGTGACGAGGGCGAGGTGCGCGTCGCCGGCCACGACGTGCGACGCGACGCCGCGGCCGTGCGCGCCACCATCGGGCTGGTCGGCCAGGGAACGGCACTCGACGAGATGCTGTTCGGGCGCGAGAACCTCGTGATGTTCGGGCGCCTCCACGGGCTGTCGACGCCTGCGGCCCGCGAGCGCGCCGACGAGCTGCTGCGAACGTTCGGCCTGGCCGACGCGGCGGACCGGAAGGTGTCCACCTACTCCGGCGGCATGCGCCGCCGGCTCGACATCGCCGCCGGCCTGATCCGCCGTCCGGCACTGCTGTTCCTCGACGAGCCGACCACGGGACTCGACCCGCGCGCCCGGAACGAGGTCTGGCAGACGGTGCGGCAGATCGCCGCCGCCGGGACGACGGTGCTGCTGACCACGCAATACCTCGACGAGGCCGACCAGCTCGCCGACCGGGTCACGGTGATGAACCACGGCCGGGTCGCCGCCGAGGGGTCACCGGCCGAGCTCAAACGCCGCATGGGCGGCGACCGGGTGCTCGTCACCGCACCGTTGGGCGTCGACCTGGAGGCGCTCGCGGCGGCGCTCGGCGGTGTCGCCGACGCCGACCTGCGGCAGGTGGCGGTCGAGGCCGGGCCGGAGGGCGGGGCCGCGGCGATCACCGCCGTCGTGCACGCGCTCGACGCCGAGGGTGTCGTCGTCGACGACATCCTGCTGCGGCGCCCGACCCTCGACGAGGTGTTCCTGCGATTCACCGACGCCCCCGCCGCGGCGGCTGCCGCCCCGACGACCGAAGGAGGCCGGCGATGA
- a CDS encoding ABC transporter permease, which produces MTAVTATLRQSWVITLRDLKHWQREPWTPVFSVLFSVMLVLMFGYLLGGAIEVPGAGDDYLSYLLPGIFALSMMFGIEATMTAVANDSKKGVTDRFRSLPISGAAVPLGRAGADLLNSAVELAVLLAGGLLIGWRATGGAGGALLAVGLLLWFRFAMLVVGVFLGLTIRGEGGVTAVQVLVWPAAFLSNAFVAPESMPAWLGVLAEWSPLSATAAACRELFGNPTGATGGLLADHAVLPAVLWPAVLVAVFTPLTARAYRRLSR; this is translated from the coding sequence ATGACCGCCGTCACCGCGACCCTGCGCCAGAGCTGGGTCATCACCCTGCGCGACCTCAAGCACTGGCAGCGCGAGCCGTGGACGCCGGTCTTCTCCGTCCTGTTCTCCGTGATGCTCGTGCTGATGTTCGGGTACCTGCTGGGCGGCGCGATCGAGGTCCCCGGCGCGGGCGACGACTACCTGTCCTACCTGCTGCCCGGCATCTTCGCGCTGTCGATGATGTTCGGCATCGAGGCGACGATGACCGCCGTCGCGAACGACTCGAAGAAGGGCGTCACCGATCGCTTCCGGTCCCTGCCGATCAGCGGGGCAGCGGTGCCGCTCGGGCGGGCGGGCGCGGACCTGCTCAACTCCGCCGTCGAGCTCGCGGTGCTTCTCGCGGGCGGCCTGCTGATCGGGTGGCGCGCCACGGGCGGCGCCGGAGGAGCCCTGCTGGCGGTCGGGCTCCTGCTGTGGTTCCGGTTCGCGATGCTGGTGGTGGGGGTGTTCCTCGGGCTGACGATCCGCGGCGAGGGCGGCGTCACGGCCGTCCAGGTGCTGGTGTGGCCGGCCGCGTTCCTGTCCAACGCGTTCGTGGCGCCCGAGTCGATGCCGGCGTGGCTCGGCGTCCTGGCGGAGTGGAGCCCGTTGTCGGCCACGGCGGCCGCGTGCCGCGAGCTCTTCGGGAATCCGACCGGCGCCACGGGCGGACTTCTCGCGGACCACGCCGTGCTGCCGGCGGTGTTGTGGCCGGCGGTGCTCGTCGCGGTGTTCACGCCGCTCACCGCCCGGGCCTACCGGAGGCTGTCGCGGTAG